From the Roseiconus lacunae genome, one window contains:
- a CDS encoding gamma carbonic anhydrase family protein, whose translation MKFHTDFRPEQIADTVFRADGAVILGDVTIGRESSVWFHSVIRGDVEVIEVGCQTNLQDHCVLHADPGFPCKIGDRVTVGHGAIIHGATVEDEVLIGMRAVVLNGATIGKGSLVAAGALVTEGMNVPPGSIVAGTPAKIRGEVSTRHQQMIQHGADHYVDAGKAYRENQTR comes from the coding sequence ATGAAATTTCACACAGATTTTCGTCCCGAACAAATCGCCGATACAGTTTTTCGTGCCGACGGCGCCGTCATCCTTGGTGACGTCACCATCGGACGCGAGAGTTCGGTTTGGTTTCACAGCGTCATCAGAGGCGATGTCGAAGTGATCGAGGTTGGGTGTCAGACCAATCTTCAAGATCACTGCGTCCTTCATGCCGACCCAGGATTCCCCTGCAAGATTGGCGATCGAGTCACGGTGGGTCACGGCGCGATCATTCATGGCGCAACCGTCGAAGATGAAGTCCTGATCGGCATGCGTGCCGTCGTCCTCAACGGAGCGACCATCGGCAAAGGCTCGCTTGTCGCCGCCGGTGCCCTCGTGACCGAAGGAATGAACGTGCCCCCCGGATCGATCGTTGCCGGAACTCCGGCCAAAATTCGGGGCGAAGTCTCCACACGGCATCAACAAATGATCCAACATGGGGCGGACCACTACGTCGATGCCGGAAAAGCCTATCGTGAAAACCAAACACGCTAA